From one Deinococcus sp. NW-56 genomic stretch:
- a CDS encoding four-helix bundle copper-binding protein: MTHHLQAMLQTHPQPSALFDQEALRACIEACFECAQICTSCADACLGEQGHLAHLVRCIRLNLDCADVCGTTGRVLSRLTQPDPNVLRAQLQACLVACQACGSECEMHARDMNMQHCAVCAESCRRCEQACQELLAKMTA; the protein is encoded by the coding sequence ATGACGCACCATCTTCAGGCCATGCTGCAAACCCACCCGCAACCCAGCGCCTTGTTTGATCAGGAGGCACTTCGCGCGTGCATTGAGGCGTGCTTCGAGTGCGCTCAGATCTGCACGTCCTGCGCCGACGCGTGCCTGGGTGAGCAAGGCCACCTGGCACACCTGGTGCGGTGCATTCGCCTGAACCTCGACTGTGCCGACGTCTGCGGAACAACGGGCCGGGTGCTGTCGCGCTTGACCCAGCCTGATCCGAATGTGTTACGCGCTCAGCTTCAGGCTTGCCTGGTAGCGTGCCAGGCGTGCGGGAGCGAGTGCGAGATGCATGCACGGGACATGAACATGCAGCATTGCGCGGTGTGCGCCGAGAGCTGCCGCCGCTGCGAGCAGGCCTGCCAGGAACTCCTGGCCAAGATGACCGCATGA